Genomic segment of Nitrososphaerota archaeon:
CAAAATATATTATGTTGCCTCTGCCTAACTCAGACGGCTTACCCCTCACATAATATTTCTTCCTAACTCTAAATACGCTTTCAAAGAACTCTTTGTTCATAATCTTAAAGACGTAGTCGCTCCCGACTTTTCGCATACACTTTTTAAAGCGGTGGAGTGATTTTAACATTTATTCAAGTTTTTTCGCCGCTGACCACTATCTCTACCGTGGTTGCTATGCATCGTTCGAGTGAGCGGGTTATGTGGCAGTACTCCTTTGCGAGCTCGATGAACCTCTTGACCCTCTCAGCCTCCTCTTCCGGAGCTGAAGCCTCTATCTTAGCCTCCACCTTAGTCATTCTGTAGCCTTCCTCCATCAACTTGACTACGCCCCTAACGTCAACCTTAAACTTCTTTAATGGTAGGTTGAAGCGCTCTTTGAAGTGTAGGAAGGTTGTGAGCAGGCAGCCGCCTACCGCAGATAGGAGCAGTTCATCTGGGCAGAAGCTCCTACCCAATCCCTTAAACACCTTCGGCATATCGAAGCTAAGCCGATGCTGGGCTGTCTTCGCCTCTCCACCAGTCAGCCCATCCCACTCAACCAGAACACCGTATTCATATACTTCAGGCCCTACGGCTTGCATAGAGCGTTGACTTATTTTGTTGAACTTAAAGTTAACTGCAAAACCTTTTTAGATGTACTTTATCAAACGGGCTGTAGTGTATTAAGTTGGGTGAAGCGCCTATCTGCCTTATCGCAGGCTCCAAAAGCGACGCTGAGTATGTGAAGCGGGCTGAAGAGGTCTTAACCAAGCTCGGAATAAAGTATGATGTAGCCTTCCTCTCAGCACACAGGAATCACGAAGAACTTGACATCTACCTCTCAAACTCCAAGGCTGAGGTCTATGTGGCTATAGCGGGGTTAGCAGCCCACCTACCAGGCTACATCGCCTCAAGAACCCTAAAGCCGGTTATCGGAGTTCCGATCAATAAGGCGCTTGGAGGGCTTGACTCACTTCTCTCAATAGTCCAGATGCCTAGAGGTGTTCCTGTCGCTTGTGTCGGCATAGATAACCCAGAGAACGGTGCTTTGCTTGCAGCAGAGATATTAGCTCTGAAGGACCCCGCTTTAGCGGAGAAGATAGCGCTCTACAGAAGGGGGAAGCTGTGATGGCTGCACAAGAGATCCGCTTCATAAAGAGCGGTAAGGTGAAGGACATCTACCAATATGGCGGGGATAAGCTGATGTTCGTCTTCTCAGACAGAGTCTCAGCGTTTGATGTAGTTCTTCCAACGATCATACCGAGGAAGGGTGAGGTGCTCTGCAGATTCAGCGAATTCTGGTTCCAAGTGCTGCCCTACCCAAACCACATGCTTGAAGTGATGCCACCAAACAAGATGATCGTAAAGAAGCTTGAGATGATCCCTTTGGAGTGTGTGGTTAGAGGCTATAACTACGGGAGCTACTATGAGAGGCTGAGCAAGGGGGTGATTAAAGCGGATAAGCCTCTGAGGCTTGCTGAAGAGCTCCCCCAACCAGTCTTCGACCCGACCACAAAATCCGAGACCAAAGATCTGCCTATATCGAAGAGCGAAGCCGTCAAACAAGGCCTATCCACGGCTGAGGAATACGACCTCCTCGAGGAGACTTCGATAAAACTATATGGTGAGATGAGGAGGTGGGCTGATAGGGCTGGCTTCATAATAGCGGATGTTAAGTTCGAGTTCGGGAGGGATGAGGAGGGGCGGATTCTGCTCGCGGACTCGCTGGGGCCTGACGAGTTCAGACTATGGTTGAAGTCAGAGTATAGGGTTGGGGAGGAGCAGAAGAGCTATGATAAGCAGATCGTAAGG
This window contains:
- a CDS encoding OsmC family protein, with translation MQAVGPEVYEYGVLVEWDGLTGGEAKTAQHRLSFDMPKVFKGLGRSFCPDELLLSAVGGCLLTTFLHFKERFNLPLKKFKVDVRGVVKLMEEGYRMTKVEAKIEASAPEEEAERVKRFIELAKEYCHITRSLERCIATTVEIVVSGEKT
- the purC gene encoding phosphoribosylaminoimidazolesuccinocarboxamide synthase — translated: MRFIKSGKVKDIYQYGGDKLMFVFSDRVSAFDVVLPTIIPRKGEVLCRFSEFWFQVLPYPNHMLEVMPPNKMIVKKLEMIPLECVVRGYNYGSYYERLSKGVIKADKPLRLAEELPQPVFDPTTKSETKDLPISKSEAVKQGLSTAEEYDLLEETSIKLYGEMRRWADRAGFIIADVKFEFGRDEEGRILLADSLGPDEFRLWLKSEYRVGEEQKSYDKQIVRDWLIKVSFRSKLEEARKAGLPLPTPPELPKELVEETVRRYITAYELISGRRL
- the purE gene encoding 5-(carboxyamino)imidazole ribonucleotide mutase; protein product: MCLIAGSKSDAEYVKRAEEVLTKLGIKYDVAFLSAHRNHEELDIYLSNSKAEVYVAIAGLAAHLPGYIASRTLKPVIGVPINKALGGLDSLLSIVQMPRGVPVACVGIDNPENGALLAAEILALKDPALAEKIALYRRGKL